One stretch of Scophthalmus maximus strain ysfricsl-2021 chromosome 12, ASM2237912v1, whole genome shotgun sequence DNA includes these proteins:
- the golgb1 gene encoding golgin subfamily B member 1 isoform X2, with amino-acid sequence MLSRLATVLQELSGEEGTDGDQQGVLVPQLPGGEGQDPAESEVPEEALERLAHLEQLVVQLKELIRDKDTQLVHKDDELVNKDVQLKNEKEEAEARFTKLKLQAKAKMASLNKQIIELKGSGGGTVASPDSSFTGAGAAVEEELQELKNKLSEEEANSQELRQQLQSYEQLLQENESAHTEQLQKLQAVVCEKDVRFQEQIQKHEEELMSITTLSQNDGELQQVLHAAQRRCEELEEALRSRSQVLEVLQEEVNSADQQKQILTAQFRQMEQELAEALKLREEERQQWAEQASGSGAELAALRTSLETLEGERAKVAGQESELASLREAERVGQIEALEKEKMEVARLERELALTKEAELDASERDRAEITRLESELVSARETAVHASQDASEREISEIAKLECELAALKEEQEDAQKKGEILAEVWRHLRAVALDDVETAEEDLVPVDLSLLLDTVQSIDYKLTRMKDKQSESEEQCAELTHTMEILQEQLDRKLTEQDEATAKIQQLEQHIATLSEGDDVTELSAQDSSEAEKAHILALEQQLLDKDHELAALRESLRLAEDPMSSEVASSETYHQTPDQDRDSSSTGPCDSSAAPPDLMNNTQEEDTTLVAEDTSVLSMSADHDSSPELIGHHSESPEESKGTSSDEMVASSDSEVAHSSWTLLEAVNQDGGQEWPSILQDFGQLQLQSWEATSMEQETSTVQVESSSVIIRETVQVHLTQQSSSSADADVPSGQVFAQALAEELQRRYSELLAELQRLREAAAESQEKIKNLEEETQSLAAAKEEAQSQVNDFAEELQFARVELDKVSQQSSSVVEKHGAEIKLLEEQIDMLNAESNTKEQKIQSLQSDLETTQRALSEQDGQVRMLSAQLEDTELLSSELERRLQDMENSMLEYSQTSDLNNESLSKKDSEISDLQLRLTQKDQEMIELNDSMSARLLQVEEEKFQIDREVNKLKEQVVELEKVTDEKQQVSSEDSTSRAVDELCSLRKEKEELETQLTNTKKKLQAALVQRKELMRRVADFEVEAKKWKEQDELAKGEIPANDPEEEKTRRDIQEMEAKLRELEEALRSKEDAVETLQQKIVRQDQVIAETLALNIKLGEEAENTRQASDISSETAVLRSEVATLEAECEALQKKLHEAQESRRETIRKAKEKDRHHREQLKQQKEEHSELMERFEVQSGEREALLDKLRELEERVSTERGALPQQATKQQADNLEKQAAGDWVQEDWVDFATSKPDSSQPQSADLVQPRAEAEPSDVHSAHMEESLTALREEIQKVQVANSEFEKQLQETQASLSLKEAELMDLNEELRALREKEKQIDALSEEICDLREKHRQSESYAQTLKEEMEGATTAASADSASSVEALQAEVEDFKQFLDNKNQEIMELSQQLSEQNSFIHSMQDTVSQKDQLIESLQGELKFEQEKMQRLEAEVPQKQDGEKDSEAKIQQLQQKLKAALISRKETLKENKTRKEQLASGEKLTAELQRKLESAEDELEKLRAERLRLIDEVDRTLVENQSLGSSCESLKLAMEGILTEKDACRREVELANEEASRVNREWEEKVQGMRDEYETLLKSYENVSDEADRVRRVLEAARQERQELAARGRTQEAARQEAERQAEEAQKEVDSVKDKMRKFAKTKQQKIQDLEEENERLREMQEKPVMKREDRTLRAELERLEEQLAALKVELEATAAEKESLVQQIEELREQLVQTGEKEDNEIQESPLGSAAVVEEEVVTAQKLDIITTKAEPDERRYEDKEKPLTPKVVAVSAPVTHVPPEKKEEEQMTESTQTFLEDKIKEMEAAVNTQRELWQEREAELKAELASLERDLRESREKLGLVDSLEKCLRESKEREKSLFEEASKRETQFKELLRSLETEKDNLEERLMNQLAQLNGSIAGYQQETADNREHLTELQREVELLERERAELEAEAQSERDRASRLEEDMRQAQRERAEAEAESGKQRELEQQLRSAQRVREGSQSRARQLEELLREKQLEVRQMQRDGIQYQERISELGREAKALQQGNDELNKKLGQSQLEAATTQEHLKRAEAELAGCKSHLDEVQKQLSETSAEKTTLEQSAQQKELSMKAEAEQTLDSVRLRLGAELKEVELRLEEAYREREKEEDATLEAREVAEGAERRAQAMQARLDESLARLAAFSRCMSSLQDDRDRVLDEARQWETRFNDTLRGKEAEVREAESRARDLTEQLQKETSLKEELQLSVNRLEKADKDWQLRLEEEEKKVTETQAALEDETTKLRQTTAELKSAQNEVGTLTEELEGLHHRVRALEEAVGRLQGEVDRARTELREREAEERRLCLNVEQLETDLRSSKALTESLQTELNEKERREVEMLVEKEQAAAQAADEARKEADSRAEEAEKELEQRREEVRDLEEKLRKADEESNNRKTRLDSFMKAMGSLQDDRDRVLNMYKQLEEKHLQVMMDKDSLIQEAAGENNSLKEELRSLLVQRDDLYAEKGKLSAQLHGYRDELNQVLSMKESQHKQLLATQRARIATLEREREEMESQLKSVSRAIETEVEVGRVEREILSQAADSTTGSQVMDAPGAEVEKLREQLQAARAQVEALEESLSRERREQDSNSKELTELRWEGGVMRTESESAQERVAELARDLLVVEQRLLEEKEATTQLRAENQSFAKAMASLQDSRDQAVNKAQEVSLKLEELVSKTGGHVAPSGPGGGGSSGEVWGLKNALQALQNDRERLLEQLRTQTLELHRQQTELARLGAGELIKVSQELFEEKKKNDDMLGVLSQLEHVAETGKQEVETLRLERFDWMAQAEQLKHQTLATLSERDHQLRQLTAMLEEARAHWPKLQQEHYQREGTEKGDSPPGAPQERSSQLDVHSYIAEVKDLQRRLDDETQQRVSAEEQLMATQDRLKRHSPAKWNSALDGDQSETAVFIEPPEGAVTRIRRGGPGLVRMLRVAFCSRQRTPLLFSLYLLTVHVLLLLCLGGFL; translated from the exons ATGTTAAGCCGCCTGGCCACAGTCCTCCAGGAGCTCTCTGGAGAGGAGGGCACAGATGGAGACCAACAG GGCGTGCTGGTGCCTCAGCTCCCTGGCGGCGAGGGCCAGGATCCAGCGGAGTCTGAGGTACCCGAGGAGGCCTTGGAGAGGCTGGCCCACCTGGAGCAGCTGGTTGTCCAGCTGAAGGAGCTCATCCGAGACAAAGACACTCAGCTCGTGCATAAGGACGACGAGCTGGTCAACAAAGATGTTCAGCTCAAG AACGAGAAGGAAGAAGCCGAGGCTCGATTCACCAAACTCAAACTGCAGGCTAAGGCTAAGATGGCTTCGCTCAACAAACagataattgaattgaaaggATCGGGAGGAGGCACAGTGGCA AGCCCTGACAGTTCTTTCACCGGAGCCGGCGCCGCGGTCGAGGAGGAGCTCCAAGAACTGAAGAACAAGCTGAGCGAGGAGGAGGCCAACAGCCAGGAGCTCAGACAGCAACTCCAGTCCTACGAGCAGCTCCTTCAAGAGAACGAATCTGCCCACACTGAACAG ttgcaGAAGCTGCAGGCTGTGGTGTGTGAGAAGGATGTGCGCTTCCAGGAGCAGATCCAAAAACACGAAGAAGAGTTGATGAGCATCACAACGTTGTCTCAGAATGACGGCGAGCTCCAGCAG GTACTACACGCAGCCCAGAGGCGTTGTGAAGAGCTCGAGGAGGCTTTACGATCTCGCTCCCAAGTGCTGGAAGTGCTGCAGGAGGAAGTGAACAGTGCGGATCAGCAGAAACAG ATCTTGACTGCTCAGTTCCGGCAGATGGAGCAAGAGCTGGCCGAGGCGTTgaagctgagggaggaggagaggcagcagtGGGCCGAGCAGGCCAGCGGGTCCGGTGCGGAGCTGGCAGCTCTGCGAACCAGCCTGGAGACtctggaaggagagagagcgaaggTGGCAGGGCAGGAGAGCGAGCTGGCCTCCCTGAGAGAAGCTGAGCGAGTTGGTCAGATAGAGGctctggagaaggagaagatggaagTTGCCAGACTGGAGAGGGAACTGGCTCTGACGAAAGAGGCCGAGCTTGATGCTTCAGAGAGAGACCGGGCAGAAATAACTCGGCTGGAAAGCGAACTCGTGTCTGCGAGAGAGACGGCCGTTCACGCCAGCCAGGATGCTTCAGAGAGGGAGATATCAGAAATTGCCAAACTAGAATGTGAGCTGGCAGCGCttaaagaggagcaggaagatgCTCAGAAGAAGGGTGAGATCCTGGCTGAAGTCTGGAGACATTTACGAGCCGTGGCTCTGGACGATGTAGAAACCGCAGAGGAGGATCTCGTCCCCGTCGACCTCTCCCTGCTCCTGGACACTGTGCAGTCGATCGACTACAAGCTGACGAggatgaaagacaaacagagcgAGAGTGAAGAGCAGTGTGCAGAGCTCACCCACACCATGGAAATCCTTCAGG AACAACTTGACAGAAAATTGACAGAACAGGACGAGGCCACGGCCAAGATACAGCAGTTGGAGCAGCACATTGCCACG ttgtCTGAAGGAGATGATGTGACTGAACTGTCGGCACAGGATTCATCCGAAGCTGAAAAAG cacATATACTGGCACTGGAGCAGCAGCTTTTAGATAAAGACCATGAGCTGGCCGCCTTGCGAGAGTCCCTCAGACTGGCCGAAGACCCCATGTCCAGTGAGGTTGCATCAAGCGAAACATACCATCAGACTCCAGACCAGGATCGCGACTCCTCCAGTACAGGCCCTTGTGACagttctgcagctcctcccgACCTAATGAACAACACACAAGAGGAAGACACCACCTTAGTGGCCGAGGACACCTCTGTCCTTTCCATGTCCGCTGATCACGATAGCAGCCCAGAGCTTATCGGACACCATTCCGAGTCTCCGGAAGAATCCAAAGGGACGTCATCCGACGAGATGGTGGCCAGCAGTGACTCCGAGGTGGCCCACAGCAGCTGGACCCTCCTGGAAGCTGTGAATCAAGACGGAGGCCAGGAGTGGCCCTCCATCCTGCAGGACTTTGGCCAACTGCAGCTGCAGTCGTGGGAGGCGACGAGCATGGAGCAGGAAACCTCCACGGTTCAAGTTGAGTCGTCCTCGGTCATCATACGAGAGACGGTCCAGGTTCACCTAACTCAGCAGAGTTCTTCCTCCGCAGATGCCGATGTGCCCTCTGGCCAGGTTTTCGCTCAGGCCCTGGCCGAGGAACTCCAGAGGAGGTACAGTGAACTTTTGGCCGAGCTGCAGAGGCTAAGAGAAGCAGCCGCGGAGTCACAGGAGAAAATCAAGAATCTGGAAGAGGAAACTCAGTCCCTCGCTGCTGCAAAGGAAGAGGCTCAGTCCCAGGTCAACGACTTTGCAGAGGAGCTTCAGTTCGCCAGGGTGGAGCTGGATAAGGTTtctcagcagagcagctcagtGGTGGAGAAGCACGGCGCCGAAATTAAGCTCCTAGAAGAACAGATAGACATGTTGAACGCTGAAAGTAACACGAAGGAGCAGAAGATCCAGAGCCTGCAGAGCGACTTGGAAACAACCCAGCGAGCTCTCTCCGAGCAGGATGGTCAGGTCAGGATGCTGAGCGCTCAGCTGGAGGACACAGAGCTCCTCTCCTCGGAGCTGGAAAGGAGGCTGCAGGATATGGAGAACAGCATGTTGGAATATTCCCAGACTTCAGATCTCAACAACGAGTCTTTGTCGAAGAAGGACTCGGAGATCAGCGACCTCCAGCTTCGTCTCACTCAGAAAGATCAAGAGATGATAGAGCTCAATGACAGTATGTCTGCACGACTCCTCCAAGTGGAAGAAGAGAAATTCCAGATCGACCGTGAAGTCAACAAACTGAAAGAGCAGGTGGTGGAACTTGAGAAAGTGACCGACGAGAAGCAGCAAGTGAGTAGTGAAGACTCAACCTCTCGAGCTGTCGACGAACTCTGTAGTTTGcgaaaggagaaagaagagcTGGAAACCCAACTGACGAACACAAAGAAGAAGTTGCAGGCTGCGCTCGTGCAACGCAAAGAGCTCATGAGGAGGGTTGCTGACTTTGAGGTAGAGGCAAAAAAATGGAAGGAGCAAGATGAATTAGCCAAGGGAGAGATTCCAGCAAATGATCCGGAGGAAGAGAAAACTAGACGGGATATTCAAGAAATGGAGGCTAAACTCCGGGAGCTTGAGGAAGCTTTGAGATCCAAAGAGGATGCGGTTGAAACTCTCCAGCAGAAGATCGTCCGACAGGATCAAGTCATTGCTGAGACGCTCGCGCTGAACATAAAGCTGGGCGAAGAAGCCGAAAACACTCGGCAGGCGTCAGACATTTCTTCTGAAACGGCCGTGTTACGCTCCGAAGTGGCCACTCTGGAGGCGGAGTGTGAAGCGCTTCAGAAGAAGCTTCATGAGGCTCAAGAGTCCCGCAGGGAAACCATCCGCAAGGCAAAGGAGAAGGACCGACACCACCGGGAGCAGCTTAAGCAGCAGAAGGAGGAGCACAGCGAGCTGATGGAACGTTTTGAGGtgcagagcggagagagagaagccctCCTTGATAAACTGAGAGAATTAGAGGAAAGAGTGAGCACCGAGAGAGGGGCTCTGCCTCAGCAGGCAACCAAACAACAAGCTGACAATCTGGAGAAGCAAGCAGCGGGTGATTGGGTCCAGGAGGACTGGGTGGACTTTGCCACGTCCAAGCCTGATTCATCACAACCACAAAGTGCAGATCTGGTTCAGCCTCGTGCAGAAGCAGAACCGTCTGACGTCCACTCTGCACACATGGAGGAATCTCTGACAGCTCTCAGAGAGGAGATCCAGAAAGTGCAGGTGGCCAACTCCGAGTTCgagaagcagctgcaggaaactcAGGCCAGTCTGTCTCTGAAGGAGGCAGAATTAATGGATCTGAACGAGGAGCTGCGAGCGCtgcgagaaaaagaaaaacagatcgACGCACTCTCAGAGGAAATCTGCGATCTGAGAGAAAAGCATCGACAATCCGAGTCCTACGCACAAACCCTGAAAGAAGAGATGGAAGGCGCAACCACAGCAGCATCTGCCGATTCCGCGTCGTCCGTCGAAGCTCTTCAGGCCGAGGTGGAAGACTTCAAGCAGTTTCTCGATAACAAGAACCAGGAGATAATGGAGCTCAGTCAGCAGCTCAGTGAGCAGAACTCTTTTATCCACTCGATGCAGGACACGGTGTCTCAGAAGGATCAGCTGATCGAGTCTTTACAGGGAGAGTTAAAGTTTGAGCAGGAAAAAATGCAGAGGTTGGAGGCCGAAGTTCCACAGAAGCAAGACGGCGAAAAAGACAGCGAGGCAAAGatccagcagcttcagcagaaaCTCAAGGCTGCGCTGATCTCTCGTAAAGAGACACtcaaggaaaacaaaacccGGAAGGAGCAACTCGCTTCAGGGGAGAAGCTCACGGCCGAGCTGCAGCGGAAACTCGAGTCGGCGGAAGATGAGCTGGAGAAGCTGAGAGCAGAAAGGCTGAGGCTGATCGACGAAGTCGATCGGACGTTGGTGGAGAACCAAAGCCTCGGATCATCATGCGAAAGCCTCAAACTGGCCATGGAGGGCATCCTGACTGAGAAGGACGCTTGCAGGAGAGAAGTGGAGTTGGCGAATGAAGAGGCCTCCAGGGTGAACAGAGAATGGGAGGAGAAGGTTCAAGGCATGAGGGACGAGTACGAGACTTTGCTCAAGTCCTACGAAAACGTGAGCGACGAGGCGGATCGAGTGAGGCGGGTCCTGGAGGCTGCCCGGCAGGAGAGACAGGAGTTGGCGGCAAGAGGGAGGACGCAGGAAGCCGCGAGGCAAGAGGCCGAGCggcaggcggaggaggcgcAGAAAGAGGTGGATTCggtgaaagacaaaatgagaaaattcGCCAAAACCAAGCAGCAGAAAATTCAGGActtggaggaggagaacgagagaCTCCGAGAGATGCAGGAGAAGCCGGTGATGAAACGAGAGGACAGAACTCTGAGAGCCGAGTTGGAAAGACTCGAAGAACAACTGGCAGCCCTGAAAGTCGAGCTGGAGGCTACAGCTGCCGAGAAAGAGTCTTTGGTGCAGCAGATTGAAGAACTGAGGGAACAACTCGTCCAaacgggagagaaagaggacaaTGAAATCCAAGAGAGTCCTCTTGGCTCTGCAGCtgttgtagaagaagaagttgtCACTGCACAGAAATTAGACATAATCACGACCAAAGCAGAGCCTGATGAGAGGCGGtatgaagacaaagaaaagcccTTAACTCCAAAAGTAGTTGCCGTGTCTGCACCGGTCACACACGTGCCtccagagaagaaagaagaagaacaaatgaCGGAGAGCACTCAAACTTTTTTGGAGGATAAAATTAAGGAGATGGAGGCGGCCGTTAACACACAGAGGGAACTGTGGCAGGAACGGGAGGCCGAACTCAAAGCTGAATTGGCCTCACTCGAGCGAGACCTCCGGGAAAGTCGAGAGAAGCTGGGTCTCGTGGATTCTCTGGAGAAATGCCTGCGAGAGAGCAAAGAGCGGGAGAAGAGCCTGTTTGAGGAGGCTTCAAAAAGGGAAACTCAGTTCAAAGAACTCCTCAGAAGCCTCGAAACGGAGAAAGACAACCTGGAGGAGCGTCTGATGAACCAGCTGGCCCAACTCAACGGGAGCATTGCCGGCTACCAGCAGGAGACGGCGGACAACCGCGAGCACCTGACCGAACTGCAGCGCGAGGTGGAGCTGTTGGAGAGGGAGCGAGCCGAGCTTGAGGCTGAGGCTCAGAGCGAGAGGGACCGGGCTTcgaggctggaggaggacatgagGCAAGCCCAAAGGGAGCGGGCCGAGGCGGAGGCAGAGTCCGGCAagcagagggagctggagcagcagctgaggtcTGCGCAGAGGGTCCGAGAAGGCAGCCAGAGTAGAGCGCGGCAGCTGGAAGAGCTGCTGAGGGAGAAGCAGCTGGAGGTGCGGCAGATGCAGAGAGACGGCATCCAGTACCAGGAGAGGATCAGTGAGCTGGGGAGGGAAGCCAAGGCGCTGCAGCAAGGCAATGACGAGCTCAACAAGAAACTTGGACAATCCCAGCTGGAGGCTGCCACGACTCAAGAGCACCTGAAAAGGGCTGAGGCAGAGTTGGCCGGCTGCAAATCTCACCTGGACGAGGTCCAGAAACAGTTGAGCGAGACCTCAGCCGAGAAGACGACCCTGGAACAGAGTGCCCAGCAGAAAGAGCTCTCGATGAAGGCGGAGGCGGAGCAAACGCTGGACTCAGTGAGGTTACGGCTGGGAGCCGAACTGAAGGAGGTGGAgctgaggctggaggaggccTACAGGGAAcgggagaaggaagaagacgCGACCCTGGAGGCCAGAGAGGTGGCCGAGGGCGCCGAGAGACGAGCCCAGGCGATGCAAGCCCGTCTAGACGAGTCTCTGGCCAGGTTGGCCGCCTTCTCGCGCTGCATGTCCTCGCTGCAGGACGACCGGGACAGAGTTTTGGACGAGGCCCGGCAGTGGGAGACTCGCTTCAATGATACGCTGCGGGGCAAGGAGGCTGAAGTCCGGGAGGCCGAGAGCCGGGCCAGGGACCTGACGGAACAGCTTCAGAAGGAAACTTCTCTGAAGGAGGAACTTCAGCTTTCTGTGAACAG acttGAGAAAGCAGACAAAGACTGGCAACTGAGactggaagaagaggaaaagaaagtgacAGAGACTCAAGCTGCCCTCGAGGATGAAACGACCAAGCTTCGACAAACCACAGCCGAGTTGAAGTCTGCACAGAATGAAGTCGGAACACTGACCGAGGAGCTGGAGGGTCTTCATCACCGAGTCCGGGCTCTCGAGGAGGCTGTGGGTCGGCTGCAGGGCGAGGTGGACCGGGCCAGAACCgagctgagggagagggaggctgaggagaggCGGCTGTGTCTGAacgtggagcagctggagacgGACCTGAGGTCCTCGAAGGCTTTGACGGAGAGTCTGCAGACGGAGTTGAACGAGAAGGAACGGAGAGAAGTGGAAATGCTGGTGGAGAAGGAGCAAGCTGCTGCTCAG GCTGCGGACGAGGCCAGAAAGGAGGCCGACAGCCGGGCGGAGGAAGcggagaaggagctggagcagagaaGGGAGGAAGTACGGGATCTGGAGGAAAAACTGCGAAAGGCGGACGAAGAGAGCAACAACCGAAAAACTAGACTGGACTCGTTCATGAAGGCCATGGGCTCTTTGCAGGACGACCGAGACCGGGTCCTCAACATGTACAAACAGCTCGAGGAGAAACACCTGCag GTCATGATGGACAAGGACAGTTTGATTCAAGAGGCGGCGGGGGAGAACAACAGCCTGAAGGAAGAGCTGCGCTCTCTGCTGGTCCAGAGAGATGACCTGTATGCGGAGAAGGGCAAACTGTCTGCTCAGCTGCACGGCTACCGCGACGAACTCAACCAAGTCCTGAGCATGAAGGAGTCCCAGCACAAACAGCTTCTGGCCACTCAGAGGGCGCGAATCGCCACCCTGGAAAGGGAACGCGAGGAAATGGAGAGTCAGTTGAAGAGCGTTAGCAGAGCCATAGAGACGGAAGTGGAGGTGGGGCGAGTGGAGAGGGAGATTCTCAGTCAGGCTGCGGACAGCACGACGGGATCGCAGGTGATGGATGCTCCCGGGGCGGAGGTCGAGAAGCTGAgggagcagctgcaggcagCCAGAGCACAAGTGGAGGCTTTGGAGGAGAGCCTGTCGAGGGAGAGACGGGAGCAGGACAGCAACAGCAAAGAGCTCACCGAGCTGCGGTGGGAGGGAGGCGTGATGCGGACAGAGTCAGAGAGCGCCCAGGAGCGGGTGGCCGAGCTGGCCCGGGACCTGCTGGTCGTCGAGCAGAGGCTGCtcgaggagaaggaggcgaCGACCCAACTGAGGGCGGAGAACCAGTCGTTCGCCAAGGCCATGGCCTCCCTCCAGGACAGCAGGGACCAGGCGGTGAACAAGGCCCAGGAAGTGAGCCTGAAGCTAGAGGAGTTGGTGAGCAAGACGGGTGGCCACGTGGCGCCCAGCGGCCCCGGAGGGGGAGGCTCCTCTGGAGAAGTGTGGGGCCTGAAAAACGCCCTGCAAGCCCTTCAGAATGACCGGGAGAGACTG CTGGAGCAGCTTCGGACGCAAACATTGGAGCTCCACAGGCAGCAGACGGAGCTGGCTCGGCTGGGAGCTGGGGAGCTGATCAAAGTCAGCCAGGAGCTGttcgaggagaagaagaagaatgacgACATGCTGGGCGTCCTGTCGCAGCTGGAGCATGTGGCGGAAACGGGCAAACAGGAAGTCGAGACGCTCAG gCTGGAGCGTTTTGACTGGATGGCTCAGGCCGAGCAGCTGAAGCATCAGACCCTCGCCACGCTGTCGGAGAGGGACCATCAACTGAGACAACTCACCGCCATGCTGGAGGAAGCTCGCGCTCACTGGCCCAAACTTCAGCAGGAACACTATCAGAGAGAG GGCACGGAGAAAGGCGACAGTCCCCCCGGAGCCCCGCAGGAGCGAAGCAGCCAGCTGGACGTCCACTCCTACATCGCTGAGGTCAAAGATTTGCAGCGGAG gCTGGATGACGAGACACAGCAGAGGGTGTCTGCCGAGGAGCAGCTGATGGCCACGCAGGACCGACTCAAACG TCACAGCCCGGCCAAATGGAACTCCGCGCTCGACGGGGATCAGTCAGAGACGGCCGTTTTCATTGAGCCGCCGGAAGGAGCTGTCACACGA ATCCGGAGAGGCGGCCCGGGTTTGGTGCGGATGCTGCGAGTGGCCTTCTGCTCTCGCCAGCGCACGCCGCTGCTGTTCAGCCTCTACCTGCTCACGGTGcacgtcctgctgctgctgtgtctcgGGGGATTCCTCTGA